CTGACAGTTTTCGCACTTCAACTGGCAACAAATAACGGCAAAATCACGATCACTTCGTTCGATCCAGCACTGGAAATTATTATCAAACGAAACGGTCGTATCGTGGATAATTTTGCATTACGACAGCGACCTCAATCAACGTCCTACTTTGCAGGCGAATATGAAGTGGAAATCAAAGGGGGAGCACCAGACGGCGCAACTATTAAGAACGGAAGGTTCAAACTCACCCGTGGTAAGTCAGTTCTGGTAGAAATCGTTCATGCCAAGACAGTCGACACTGCTCAGTCCACACACTCCGACCGCGCTGCAGCCGAATGGGTGTTGTCGGTTGGCGGCATATTATCTTTGAAGAAAATATCGAGCAATGCTAAACGTCGAATCGAGGTGAAATTGAAAAACATGTTGCCCGCAGAGCGATTCGAAGTTCGGGCTGTGGGTTTCGGAGATCTGTATAATCGTAAAAAAGTGAACGATGACAACATTATCAACTTGAAAGGTTTGTCTGAATTGACGTCCCTTAGTTTAACTCAGACAGAAGTCACCAGGCATGGAATCTCGCAACTCGCGTCATTGCCCAGCCTCAATAGAATCATGATGCCCTATAAGTTCGATGAGAAGGAACTCGGCTGTCTCTCACAACTGAAAGGCCTCAAACATGTTGAATTATCCACGCCGAACTATACTGATGCGTGTATTATCCATCTGAATAAGCTACCCCAACTCATACGTCTCGAACTTGTGAAGACCGCGATTACTGAAAAGGGGTTCAAGCAACTTTCCGCGCAGCAACTCAGTTCGATTAGATTATGTGAAAATTTCGAGCTATATGAAGTGGCTCTTAAGCATTTTCAGAATTTACAGAATTTTCCGAAATTGATAGACATTACCATAATCGGAAATCGCACTGGTCGCGTTCTCACAGATTCAGGCCTCATGCATCTGCAAAAGATCAAGCAGTTGCGACAAGTGAGCCTGATCAACACTAATGTAACAGTCGCTGGAATTGCTGCCCTCAAACAAGCGTTACCAGCTTGTAAGGTCGATTGGAACGGCCCGCCTCAGGTTAAATTATCGGCCGATCCCGAACGTGCAGTTGCAGTATGGGTTTTGCAAATCGGGGGAAAATTAGAAATCGATGTAGATGGGAGTATCCGAGACATCGACATCGAGAAACTGGAAGATCTCCCAGACGAAAATTTTCGTGTGACACAAGTTGGGTTTGATCAGAATTCTTATATCGATGACGAAAGCCTCTCTAATCTTAGCCAGCTACAATACCTTGATAGATTATTAATCGTTCACAAGAAAGTCTCGGGCGCGGGATTTAAGTATCTCTCTGCAATGCAAGGACTACAGAGCCTTGATTGTTCCGGGTCTCTGGTGACAAACCAAAGTCTTTCCATAGTAAAAAAATTACACGACCTGGTGTATCTCAATCTTCATAGTACCAGAGTCACCGACGAGGGAATACAATCAATTCTCCCAATGAAGAAGCTGCTGTATTTGAATCTCAGTGGGGTCAGCGATACCGGGGTGCGCCATCTGACTAAGATGACTCAACTCCAATTCCTTGTGATAGAAAGTAGAAATGTCACAGACGACGGGTTGAAGCACCTTGGCACGATGAAAAACCTGGTTAATCTTGCACTTACACAAGCTCAACTTACCGATCAAGGATTAGTGCACCTGACAGATTGTCACAATCTCAGAATGCTTGATCTTTCACAAACGCCGATTTCCGATTTAGGATTAAAACAACTCTCTAAATTAAAGTCTCTCACTAAACTCAGACTTCTAAGCACAAAAGTAACGGCCAAGGGAGTCGCTGAGCTGAAGAAATCCGTGCCTCAATGCACCATCGTTTACTAATTCTCCCAGTTGAGTGTTTTGATGTTCTACTCGACACAAATCACTTCTGAAGGTGCTAAGAAACTGGCCGATGGCCTTCCCAATTGCAAAATCTATCTTTCTGGTATCGCACAATTGGCAAGTCACTGACGCTACTGCTTTCTACACTCTGCCTCCCCCCTTGTCTCACTCTGTTGTGTTTCTGCAACGTGTTTTTGTGAAACGGTTTATGGATGATTTGATTGCATTAATCCGGATTTCATTGCAAATCTCGTAAACATGCGTTAGGCGCATTCGTTCTTGGAATTAAGAGAACCGCTTCGGCTGAATATTCTGCCGATTTCCCCCAGTTGCTCTTATTGACAGCCTGACTCCACACAACTCAGAGAATCATAATGACACACAAAAATTTCATGAAGAATCTCCGTAAACGTAGCCGCCGACATGCCAACAAACGTAACCGCAGGAATGCTGGCAGACAGCAGGTTCAGATTGAACAGCTTGAACCAAGGTTGTTACTGACGGCCGACTTATCGGCCAATCGGCTTGAAATGCTTCTAGATCAACATAGCCCGGAAGATTTCACTGAGGGGCTCAACGCATTTATTGGCGGCCTTGAGAACTTGGAGATTGGCGTGCAAAGCGGACCCACTTTGGGGGAGTTATTGGCGCGTAAAATGGACCCATCGTAGCAAGTTCCTGATACTGGAGGCTTTTGACCTTCAGTTTCGGGGTGAAGGATGCTTACGGTGGACGATTACGGACGTATACGGCGTGCTCATCGCGACGGGATGAGCATCCGGGAAATCGCTCGGACATTTCATCATTCACGGCGAAAGATCCGCGAAGTATTACACGGTGCAGGGCAACCGCAACAATATTCGCAGCGCCAGACTCAGGCGGCTCCCCGACTGGGCCCCTTCCATGAGACCATCCGACAGATTCTCGCCGATGATGAATCGCAACCACCCAAACAGCGGCACACAGCACAACGAATCTTTGAGCGACTGCGGGACGAGCACGGCTATCTCGGCGGTTACGATGCAGTTTGTCGATTCGTGCGGAAGCACCGAACCAATAAACGTGAAACATTCATCCCGCTTGATCACCAACCGGGCCAACGGCTGGAAGCCGACTTCGGCAAGATTTATGTCG
The sequence above is a segment of the Gimesia algae genome. Coding sequences within it:
- a CDS encoding serine/threonine-protein kinase gives rise to the protein MPNPECLSHEQLQALITADLPEQSADELFAHLESCADCRSTLDAQHQRQNKNRRSFVQKPLDEEPIIKEPAFQRAVKQIAQFGAEDSIYIDHLAKDPRENKRDQLNLAGEQIDQYRIVTKLGEGGMGTVYKAVHTKLDKVVALKIIATGSHVPDERIARFEREMLSVGRLNHPHIVGATDAREIDGTHFLVMEYLEGINLSQLIERMGPLPIADACEIIRQAAVGLQYAHQHDLIHRDIKPSNLMLTTEGQVKILDLGLALIQGDEPIEAQNGEPAEGELTSAGQILGTLGYMAPEQIGHSHDVDIRADLYSLGCTFFKLLTGEVPFEHLNATSISRRIKAHSNETAPSVLERRIEIPDKLSAILERLLAKSPSERYEDPGQLVQALESFTKGSNLEVLTRKTEQQVISAPGRDQRKWRLKTAAAVVVTLLLTVFALQLATNNGKITITSFDPALEIIIKRNGRIVDNFALRQRPQSTSYFAGEYEVEIKGGAPDGATIKNGRFKLTRGKSVLVEIVHAKTVDTAQSTHSDRAAAEWVLSVGGILSLKKISSNAKRRIEVKLKNMLPAERFEVRAVGFGDLYNRKKVNDDNIINLKGLSELTSLSLTQTEVTRHGISQLASLPSLNRIMMPYKFDEKELGCLSQLKGLKHVELSTPNYTDACIIHLNKLPQLIRLELVKTAITEKGFKQLSAQQLSSIRLCENFELYEVALKHFQNLQNFPKLIDITIIGNRTGRVLTDSGLMHLQKIKQLRQVSLINTNVTVAGIAALKQALPACKVDWNGPPQVKLSADPERAVAVWVLQIGGKLEIDVDGSIRDIDIEKLEDLPDENFRVTQVGFDQNSYIDDESLSNLSQLQYLDRLLIVHKKVSGAGFKYLSAMQGLQSLDCSGSLVTNQSLSIVKKLHDLVYLNLHSTRVTDEGIQSILPMKKLLYLNLSGVSDTGVRHLTKMTQLQFLVIESRNVTDDGLKHLGTMKNLVNLALTQAQLTDQGLVHLTDCHNLRMLDLSQTPISDLGLKQLSKLKSLTKLRLLSTKVTAKGVAELKKSVPQCTIVY
- a CDS encoding LEPR-XLL domain-containing protein, producing MTHKNFMKNLRKRSRRHANKRNRRNAGRQQVQIEQLEPRLLLTADLSANRLEMLLDQHSPEDFTEGLNAFIGGLENLEIGVQSGPTLGELLARKMDPS